Below is a window of Ralstonia pickettii DNA.
CCTGGGCCTATTTGCGCCGGCCGCCGCCGTGCTGGCTCGCCGGTTTGGCGCAGAACGCGCCGTGGGTGGCTTGCTGATTGCGTTGGCGGCAGGCATTGCGTTGCGCAGTGCGGGTGGCGTCGTACCGCTCTTCATCGGGACGCTGGCTGCAGGCGCCTGCATTGGCGTGACGGGCATTCTGTTGCCGGGCATCGTCAAGCGCGATTTCGGCCGCCAGGCTGACCTGATGACGGGCGTCTACACCATGGCGCTGTGCTTTGGTGCGGCGGTGGCGGCCGGGGCAAGCGCTCCGCTTTCGGCATGGCTGGGCGGCTGGCAGCCTGCGTTGGCGTTCTGGGCCCTGCCGGCGCTGCTGGCCTTTGTGGGCTGGTGGCCGCACATGCGGCATGCGCACGGCAAGGGCGCGGCCACCCGGCTGCAGCGTGTTTCTCTATGGAACAAGCCGATCGCCTGGCAGGTGACGCTCCATATGGGGCTCCAATCGTCGCTGGCGTATTGCGTGTTCGGCTGGCTGCCCGTGATCCTGCAAGACCGCGGGCTGTCAGCCGTTCAGTCCGGCGTGGTCGTCGCGGTGTCGATTCTCGTGCAGCTCATCACCGCACTGGGTGGACCCTTTGTGGCGCGGCTCGGCCGCGACCAACGCCCCGCCGTGATCTTGATGATGCTGATGTGCTGGGCCGGCCTGATGGGCTGTCTGTATGCGCCGCTGTCGACGCTGTGGTGGTGGGCGGTCTTGTTGGGACTCGGCCAGGGCGGCAATTTCAGCGTGGCGCTGTCGCTGATTGTGCTGCGCTCCGCCGACGTGCGCGTGGCGGCAAGCCTGTCGGCCATGACGCAGGGCATTGGCTACACCATGGCGGCGGCCGGGCCGTATCTCATGGGGGTGCTGCACGATCTAACCGGCAGTTGGGCCGTGATGGGCTGGCTGTTCAGCGCGATTGCGCTGGCCTCCCTTGTGGCAGGCTCGCTCGCCGGGCGCAACCGCACGCTGCACGCCGGCGAGTGAGTCATCTACGGCAAGGTTTTTTTCAAGCCTTGTGCTTCAACGTCCAGTTGGCCAGCGCCTGCATCTGCTCGGTGATCAGCCCGGCGATGCGCTCGTCCGTCAGATCGCCATCAGCGGTGAAGCCGCCGGCAAATGCGTTGGCGAATACTTCCGGCTTGTTCAGCGGATGCAGGTCGAGAAACACGCAGACCTGACGCAGGTGGTACTGCGCGCGCGACGTGCCCATGCCGCCGCCTGCACCCAGGATCGCGACCGGCTTGCCGGCCAGCAACGCGTTGTTGGGCTCGCGCGAGGCCCAATCCAGAATGTTCTTCAGCGCCGGCGCTAGCGAGTAGTTGTATTCAGGACAAGCCAGCACCAGCGCATCGGCGCGCCCGATCTGTTCGAGTACGCGCACCACCGAAGCGGGCTTTTCCGTCATGTCGGCGTTGTAGAACGGAATATCCGTCAGGTCGGCCAGGTCCATCTCCACGCCGGCGGGCAGGCGGCTGGATGCTGCGCGCAGCAGGCCCTGGTTGGTGGATTTGCGGCGCAGGCTACCGGCAATGCCGAGAAAATTCAGCGACATGAAGAACGACTCCGTCAATGTTGGGACTGGCGAGAATAACGGACATTCGCCCGATCAAAAAGAGGCCTTACGCGTTACACCTTGCCGGCGCGAAAACACCCGGCTTCGTGGTCATCCACCATGCCGGTGGCCTGCATGAAGGCGTAGCAGATGGTCGGGCCGACAAACTTGAAACCGCGCTTGATGAGCGCCTTGCTCATCGCCTTGGACGCATCGGTCGCGGCGGGAGCGTCGCGGTAGCTCTCCCAACGGTTGACGATGGTCTTGCCATCGACAAACGACCACAGGAAAGCATCGAGCGAACCCATTTCTTCCTGAAGCTCCAGCACCTTCCTCGCGTTGATGACGGCACCTTCTACCTTGGCCCGATTGCGCACGATGCCCGGATCGGCGAGCAGCTTTTCGATACGTGCCGGCGTGAAGCGTGCCACGCGTGCCGCGTCAAACCCTTCGAACACTTCCTGATAGCGCGCCCGCTTGCGAAGGATGGTCTGCCACGACAGCCCGGCCTGCGCACCTTCCAGGATCATCATCTCGTAGAGGTGACGATCATCGTGTGACGGCACGCCCCATTCGGTGTCGTGATACGCGATCATCAGCGGGTCTTCGCCCGCCCAGCAGCAACGCGCCATCTCTTGTCTCCTAGATCCAGCCCGATTTGCGCAGCTTGCGATACAGCCACACGCAAGCAGTGGCCGTGCACGCCAGCACGATGGGATACCCCGCCGGATGCTCCAGCTCCGGCATGCCCTTGAAGTTCATGCCGTAGTTGCTGAACACCACGGTCGGAATAGCCAGAATAGCGCCCCAACCGGCCAGGCGCTTCACGATGTCGTTCTGCGTGACCGACACCAGCGCCACATTTACGGAGATGGCCGTGGTCAGCATTTCGCGAATCACATCGAGTGCGCCCACCGCACGGTGCGCATGGTCGGCAATATCGCGAAAATATGCGCGCAGTTCTTTGGGGACCACGTCTTCATGCAGGCGCACAAGCTGACCGGCGATGTCTTCCACGGGCAGTGCGGCGTTGCGCAGGCGCAGAAGCTGGCGCTTGAGCGTATAAAGCCGCTCGATGGCCGCGCGATCGAACGTGTCGCCAAAGATCTGGCTTTCGATCTGCTCGAACTCTTCCTGCAGGCGTTCCAGCACGGGCTGATAGTTGTCGACCACGAAGTCCATCACCGCGTACAGCGCAAACGGCGCGCCCTTGGCCAGCAATTGCGGCGTGCGCTCGCAACGCTCGCGCACCGGCGAATACGACGCCGACGGCCCATGCCGCACCGAGACAAGAAAGTCCCGACCGACAAACAGGTGCGTCTCGCCAAAGACGACGTTACCGTTTTCCATCTGCGCGGTGTTCAACACGATGAAGAGCACGTCGCCGTAGACCTCCAGCTTGGGCCGCTGGTGGGCATTGCGCGCGTCTTCAATGGCGAGATCGTGCAGGTCGAATTCCTCCTGCACGCGGTCGAGCATCGCATTGTCGGGCTCATGCAGTCCCAGCCAGACAAAGGAGCCCGGCGTGTGCAGCACGTCGCTGATGGCCTCGACGGAAAGGTCACGCTCGCGCTTGCCATTGCGGTACAGCGCGCTGTTGATCACCATGGACATGGTTGTCTCCGGAACGCATTCGGCGCGCATTAGCGGTCTGCGGGCTGATCTGCCGTCTTGATATCGGAGGCGGAGGCCGCGGCGGCCGGCGCCGGCACTTCTGCCAGGCGTGTTTCAATTTGCGCCAGCGCTTCGGACAGCGCGTGCATGAGATCGTCCGGCAGCCCGTCGAGCGTGGCATTGATGAAGGCGATGCGGCGCGGCATGCAGTCAAGCACGACGGCCAAGCCGGCGTCTGACAGCGACACGTTGGTCAGACGGTTGTCGCGTGCGTCCGTTACGCGTTCGATCCAGCCGAGCTGCTCGAGCACCTTGAGCTGGCGGGTGAGCGCGCCAGGGTCCATCTGCAGGCGCTCGGCGAGCTGCTTCTGAGCCATGCCGCCGCCGGTGTTGTCGTGCAGCGCCAGTAAGATCCGCCAGCGCGGCATCGGCTGGCCGACATGCGCCTCGAAAGCGGCCATGAACGCACGATAGGTGCGCCCAAACTGGTGCATGACGGCGAAGCGTTCGCGTTCAGAGGTCATCGATCAGGGCTGAGATTGCTGGGAAACCGCGCATCCTAACCGCTCCGGCTTGTTCTCGCCTATCTGGCGCCTATTCCGAATGTTGCACGGGCTCGACATGGTGCAGCACCACGGGCGGCACACGGCGCACATACCAGAGGCCAATCAGCGCCACCACCGTTGCCACGATCAGGCCGATGTGGATGGCACTGACCAGCACATGCCGGGCGGCTTCGAGCAGCGCCGCACCGTCGTGGCCGGCAGCATGCAACTGCGAGAGCAAGGCGGCTTGCGCCTCATGATCGATGAGAATTTCAGGATCGGCAAGCTGATGCAGCCACTGCGTCGCGCTGTCGGCGCTCAGCGCAGTGGCAACGCCCGAGGCATAGCGCTCGCTCACCAGCGTGCCGACCAGCGCCGTGCCCACCATGCCGCCCACCATTCGCAGCGATTGGAGCAGCGCCGTGGCAATGCCCAGGTGCGAGCGGCCAGCCGTCTGCTGCGCAAACACGGTCAGATTGGGCAGCACGAAGCCGAGCCCCAACCCTGCCAGCAGCATCAGAAGCGTCAGTACCACATGCGACATGCCCGGGAACGACACTGACATGCCCCCCACCGCCACCGTCAGCAGCGCAAAGCCGGCATACAGCATGGCGTTGGGCTTGGGAATGCGCGTGACGAGACGTCCGTTGATGATGCTGCCCAGCGTGATGCAGACCACCAGCGGCGTGATCACCAGGCCGGCTTCCTGCGGTGACATGCCAAACCCGCCCTGGAACAGCAACGGTGCGTAGAACAACACCGCAAACATGGAAAAACCCGACAGCAACGCCAACATGAACAGCGCAGCCAGCGCCGGGTTGCGCAGCATGTCGAACGGCAGCAGGGGTTGCTCCGCGCGCTGCTCCCACCACCACAGCGCCACGAACGCCGCGGCCGACAGCACCAGCCAGCCGAACAAGGCCGGCGACAGGCCATGTCGCGGCAGCCATTCCACAAACAATTGCAACGCGCCCAGCGCCACCGTGATGAGCACCGCGCCCTGCCAATCCAGCCGGATACGGCCGGTGTGCACGTTCTGGCGCAGATGCGGCAAGAAGCGCCAGGCGAACCACAGCCCCAGCACGCCAAACGGAATGTTCACGTAAAACACCGACCGCCAGCCGAACGCCTGCGTCATCCACCCACCGAGCGTGGGGCCGATGGCGTTGGCAATACCAAACGACGCGCTCAGCATCACCTGCCAGCGCAAACGTACCCGCGCATCGGGAAAGAGATCGGGAATACATGCGTAAGCCGTGCCGACCAGCATGCCGCCGCCAATGCCCTGCAGCGCCCTGGACCACACCAGAAACGTCATGCTGCCCGCCATGCCGCACATGACCGACGCCAGCGTGAAGACCACGATGGAGGCAATGACGAACGGCTTGCGCCCGTAGAAGTCGCCAAGACGCCCGAAGATCGGCACCGTCACCACCGAGGTCAACAGGTACGACGTCGCCACCCACGCGTACAGCTCGAAGCCTTTGAGCTCAGCCACCACCGTCGGCAGCGCCGTGCCCACCACCGTCTGGTCGAACGCCACCAGCACGACGACAAAGCAAATGCCGATCATCGCCAAGAGCGATTCCTTGAACGGCAGGATCTGGGTATGAGAGTGCGGGAGCGCGGTGTGGACGGCCATGGCGGGAGGGCGGCAAGACAAATGCTAAATCAACGATTGATGAGTCAACGAATATTGTAGCGAAAGACTCGAGGGCTTGCTTTCAGTTGATCGGGAAATAATGCCCGCTCGACTTGCCTGTGCCGTCCGCCTTCCTGAGACGCATGGAGCACTGCTCCCCGCACATGACGCCGTCCGGGCCGTACATCTACGACGCGCAAGTGATTCGCGGCGCGCCGTTGACTTCCATCAGTGGGACCAGTTGAACGAGAAAGCGCTCAAGCCCCTTGCTAGAGGGGCCGCTGCTCTAACGAGGCTTCTGAGGGTGACAGCATCGGCTCGCTTTGTACGCCCAGGCCCAACGATGTTGCGCTGGGCCTTGGGGATGACAGTCGCGAGAACGATCTGCTTACTCGTGCGTCAGCGTCAACGCGTAGAACTTGACCACGGTGCCCGGCGTTGTCAGTGGCGGGCCCGATACGGCAGTCTGATCGTAGTTGCCGGCCTTGAAGTAGAAGCTCTCCCCCTCGAAGCTTGAATCCATCGTGAAGGTGCTGACCGTGCCGTTGACGGTGACCGTGATGGTGCTGCCGCTGAGGCTCAGTTCATAGTCGAACGTGCTGCCGACCGGCACGGTGGCAATCGGATAGATCGTCGCGCTGCCGCCCTGGTTGGTGTCTTCAAGCAGGAGTTGGACGCCTCCGCTCGAGTTCACCTGAAGCTCGCACAGTGGCTTGCTAGGACCGGTGCCCTGGAAAATCTGGCCGATCGCGGTGTGATCCGGCACTTGCGTAACGGCAACCGTGGCGTTCAGCTTATTTGTACCCGAGGTGTCCCAGATGGCGTTCTCGCGCAGTTCCGTGCGCGGATGTCGGGAGCCGGAGGTCGTCCAACCCTGGGTCGGGTCCATCATGACCATCGAGCCGTCCGTGCTGTCCGTGTAGAAGTAGGTCGGGTCGGTGTAGCCCGCCGCGAGGTCGGAGCCACTGACCGTGGTGATCTTGCCGGAGGAGCCGGTTGGCAACTGCAGCGTGAAAGGCGTCAGGTCGAAGTTCGATCCGGGAGGGTCACTGAAGCTGACTGCAGGGGCCGCCGCGCTGGCCATCTTCTGGAGGGTTCGACCCTGCACGGACAGCGCGCTGTCCTCCCCGCCGCCGCATGCCGAGAGCACGCTGCTCACCAGGGCTGCCGTCAGGCAAATCACCATTCGATGTTTCATCTCGTCTCCTCGTTTGTGCTGCTGGTTGAAATCTCGTTGGGCTGCTCTCGATAGGTCATTGGCCGGGAGGCTACGATAGGAAACGTTTTCCTGCAACAGGTAATTTTTTTCTCTTTTGAGGATCTTTCTCACAATTTACAAGGCATAAGCCTTTATGCCAGCTGACCTCCATCCGTGCGAGGAGTTTAGGAGGATTTTTAGATATCGTTTTCCCAATCTGCCCGGGACGCGAGGTTATCCGGAGCTGAAGATTGCTTTGCAATTGAAGGGAAAAAAGCGGCCGGGGGCACATAAGGGCGAAACGTCTTGGACTCTCCAAGATCGCTACCCTGATGCGCATGACGTGGGCGTGTGCGACCGGAGAGCTGATGCCCTACGAGCCGGCTAATTTGCGTGACGGCATGATCCCCTGCCCCGGGCAACCGTCATGCGGTGCGGCCTCTTTGCCATGCATGAGTTGACGTTGATGTATCGCATTTCACGCTCGGCTGACTTGCGGCAGGGGTGTGCCGAGCATGCGATGAAAGTCCGAATGTGCAGCCGCTGCGCTAGCGCACCACCACCGCATTCCTGCCGGCGCGCTTTGCATCGTAGAGCGCCATATCGGCTTGCATCAGCACGTCGGATATAGGGTCCGCGACCGGCGTGCGGTCGGTAGACGGCGCGTAAGCAGCCACGCCAATGCTGACGGTCACGACACCGTGAACGGAGGGCGCAGGCAGCGCAGCCTGCTCCACCGCCCGGCGCACCTGCTCGGCGATAACCTGGGCGCGCGAACGCTCTGTGTCTGCCAACAGAACGACAAACTCTTCGCCGCCATAGCGTGCCACCAGGTCGGTTGGGCGCTTTCCCGCAACGCGTGAAAGGATGTCAGCCACCTCGACAAGACACGCGTCGCCCCTGCCATGCCCGTATGTGTCGTTGATCTGCTTGAAATGGTCGATGTCGATCATCAGCACCGACAGCGGAAGCCCTGTTCGCCGCGCGCGCTTCCATTCCGCCGCCCAGCACCTGTCGAATGCTTGACGGTTGCCAACTTGCGTCAGACCGTCGAGCAACGACTGCCGCTCAAGCCGGTGATTCGCAGCCATCAGCGCCCGATATAGCCGTGTGATATCTGCAATCAGCATTGACAGTACAACCGCCGAGGACACCACGCTGAGCAGCCGTGCCGCGTACCAGCCCAGCGTATAACGAGCGCCACCATGCAGGGT
It encodes the following:
- a CDS encoding CynX/NimT family MFS transporter — encoded protein: MSQRPHASPSPVTHDAADRRSSGALILLVVGLVLVGVNLRPALSSLSPVLKQVAAGTGLSGATAGLLTTLPVLCLGLFAPAAAVLARRFGAERAVGGLLIALAAGIALRSAGGVVPLFIGTLAAGACIGVTGILLPGIVKRDFGRQADLMTGVYTMALCFGAAVAAGASAPLSAWLGGWQPALAFWALPALLAFVGWWPHMRHAHGKGAATRLQRVSLWNKPIAWQVTLHMGLQSSLAYCVFGWLPVILQDRGLSAVQSGVVVAVSILVQLITALGGPFVARLGRDQRPAVILMMLMCWAGLMGCLYAPLSTLWWWAVLLGLGQGGNFSVALSLIVLRSADVRVAASLSAMTQGIGYTMAAAGPYLMGVLHDLTGSWAVMGWLFSAIALASLVAGSLAGRNRTLHAGE
- a CDS encoding NADPH-dependent FMN reductase gives rise to the protein MSLNFLGIAGSLRRKSTNQGLLRAASSRLPAGVEMDLADLTDIPFYNADMTEKPASVVRVLEQIGRADALVLACPEYNYSLAPALKNILDWASREPNNALLAGKPVAILGAGGGMGTSRAQYHLRQVCVFLDLHPLNKPEVFANAFAGGFTADGDLTDERIAGLITEQMQALANWTLKHKA
- a CDS encoding DNA-3-methyladenine glycosylase I; translated protein: MARCCWAGEDPLMIAYHDTEWGVPSHDDRHLYEMMILEGAQAGLSWQTILRKRARYQEVFEGFDAARVARFTPARIEKLLADPGIVRNRAKVEGAVINARKVLELQEEMGSLDAFLWSFVDGKTIVNRWESYRDAPAATDASKAMSKALIKRGFKFVGPTICYAFMQATGMVDDHEAGCFRAGKV
- a CDS encoding magnesium and cobalt transport protein CorA, producing the protein MSMVINSALYRNGKRERDLSVEAISDVLHTPGSFVWLGLHEPDNAMLDRVQEEFDLHDLAIEDARNAHQRPKLEVYGDVLFIVLNTAQMENGNVVFGETHLFVGRDFLVSVRHGPSASYSPVRERCERTPQLLAKGAPFALYAVMDFVVDNYQPVLERLQEEFEQIESQIFGDTFDRAAIERLYTLKRQLLRLRNAALPVEDIAGQLVRLHEDVVPKELRAYFRDIADHAHRAVGALDVIREMLTTAISVNVALVSVTQNDIVKRLAGWGAILAIPTVVFSNYGMNFKGMPELEHPAGYPIVLACTATACVWLYRKLRKSGWI
- a CDS encoding MarR family winged helix-turn-helix transcriptional regulator, which encodes MTSERERFAVMHQFGRTYRAFMAAFEAHVGQPMPRWRILLALHDNTGGGMAQKQLAERLQMDPGALTRQLKVLEQLGWIERVTDARDNRLTNVSLSDAGLAVVLDCMPRRIAFINATLDGLPDDLMHALSEALAQIETRLAEVPAPAAAASASDIKTADQPADR
- a CDS encoding MFS transporter translates to MAVHTALPHSHTQILPFKESLLAMIGICFVVVLVAFDQTVVGTALPTVVAELKGFELYAWVATSYLLTSVVTVPIFGRLGDFYGRKPFVIASIVVFTLASVMCGMAGSMTFLVWSRALQGIGGGMLVGTAYACIPDLFPDARVRLRWQVMLSASFGIANAIGPTLGGWMTQAFGWRSVFYVNIPFGVLGLWFAWRFLPHLRQNVHTGRIRLDWQGAVLITVALGALQLFVEWLPRHGLSPALFGWLVLSAAAFVALWWWEQRAEQPLLPFDMLRNPALAALFMLALLSGFSMFAVLFYAPLLFQGGFGMSPQEAGLVITPLVVCITLGSIINGRLVTRIPKPNAMLYAGFALLTVAVGGMSVSFPGMSHVVLTLLMLLAGLGLGFVLPNLTVFAQQTAGRSHLGIATALLQSLRMVGGMVGTALVGTLVSERYASGVATALSADSATQWLHQLADPEILIDHEAQAALLSQLHAAGHDGAALLEAARHVLVSAIHIGLIVATVVALIGLWYVRRVPPVVLHHVEPVQHSE
- a CDS encoding polysaccharide lyase family 7 protein, which codes for MKHRMVICLTAALVSSVLSACGGGEDSALSVQGRTLQKMASAAAPAVSFSDPPGSNFDLTPFTLQLPTGSSGKITTVSGSDLAAGYTDPTYFYTDSTDGSMVMMDPTQGWTTSGSRHPRTELRENAIWDTSGTNKLNATVAVTQVPDHTAIGQIFQGTGPSKPLCELQVNSSGGVQLLLEDTNQGGSATIYPIATVPVGSTFDYELSLSGSTITVTVNGTVSTFTMDSSFEGESFYFKAGNYDQTAVSGPPLTTPGTVVKFYALTLTHE